One genomic window of Mogibacterium diversum includes the following:
- a CDS encoding type IV toxin-antitoxin system AbiEi family antitoxin domain-containing protein, with protein sequence MDKTTIPEDQKIFSMQELKNKGFSQYKVSQLVSDGHLIKLNKSYYENSKYCGEESDFYYVDAYTPNGVICLLSAAVYYHLTTFIPDAIDVAIRRKSKISTKPIWPQMNIYHYTNARYELGIKTVKQGKNKFSIYDMEKTVVDIVFYRENVGIEETKEIFTTYLQRKDRNLNRLLKYAKLMKCETTIRQYLEVLV encoded by the coding sequence TTTCTATGCAGGAACTTAAGAATAAAGGATTCTCACAGTACAAAGTTAGCCAACTAGTGAGTGATGGACATCTTATAAAACTGAATAAAAGCTACTATGAGAATTCGAAGTACTGCGGAGAGGAATCAGATTTTTATTATGTTGATGCTTATACTCCTAATGGTGTTATATGCCTACTAAGCGCTGCAGTTTATTATCATCTTACAACATTCATACCTGATGCTATAGATGTCGCAATTCGGAGGAAATCCAAAATATCTACCAAACCTATATGGCCTCAAATGAATATTTATCACTACACAAATGCTAGATATGAACTAGGTATCAAAACTGTTAAGCAGGGAAAGAATAAATTCAGTATTTATGACATGGAGAAAACAGTTGTCGACATCGTATTCTATAGAGAAAACGTTGGCATTGAAGAAACCAAAGAGATCTTTACAACATATCTTCAAAGAAAAGATAGGAATCTAAATCGCCTTTTAAAATATGCAAAACTGATGAAATGCGAAACTACAATTAGGCAATACTTGGAGGTCCTCGTATGA